The sequence below is a genomic window from Coffea arabica cultivar ET-39 chromosome 8e, Coffea Arabica ET-39 HiFi, whole genome shotgun sequence.
CATAACCACCCATATAAATTAAGATTCCTGCTCCAACTGTTGTACTGAGTTCCTTATTCCACACCGTCTATGTACATCATTGAATCAACTTCCAAAAGCACCTTTTTATATGATGTATAAACTATACAGTAGCTAGCAGAATGGCTCCAGAGAAGAACAGAATCAGGAAAAtgttctttcttcttgctaggaTGTTGCTTAGTCAATTACACGTGTCCAAAAACATTATAGCGTGAAGAAACTTCCAAAAGCGAAAAGTATGAAATTAGCTGCTGCTGATTCTTGGATGAAATCATAGAAATCACAAGAGACTATCAACACAAAAAGGATGAAGAAAAAATGTTACCTGACCAAGCTTGATTTCTCCCCTTCTAGGATTGAAAAGCACATGAATGTTACAAACCACAACCTTCTTTGCCTGTTTTGAGCTGCAATAACAGGATCTGAGTCCAAGCGAATGAAGCAGAAAAAATCCCAGTTACCCAACAAAAGGAAAACCCAGAAAGGTGGTCCAATTATATAtcagaaaaattggaaatttatGCTTATCAACAAGCTCCCCCCAACTTCCTCTTTATCTTCTTTCCCCATATGCTCttgttctgctttgagcagatgagtttattaattattgaatgaattttttaaaatataataataGCAATATGAAGATTACCCATGATACTTAAAACTGTTGCAGCTATATGTGACTGAAACAATCATGAAAAGCTTCAACTTGATTGCCAAAAATGTGTAATTTTTGCGAATTGGTtctaaagggaaaaaaaagacaagATGTTTAACAGAGAATAATTGAAAGAGCAGAAACAACTGAAGTCCAATGCCCGAGGTGAGGTGTAAGCATATGAACTGTTTTATTCTTTTCATAACACCACTATCAAAAAAATAAGGATCTAAAACTCAGCAACCCCTTTGAATTTCGTCTAAACAAGAACATATACATTATGAAAGCTTTAATACTCTTTTCCATATCAGGATCACAGAACATTCAAACTCAGAAGTTTTACTATTATACAACTTATCaccaattttagaaaaatgaaaaaactacCTTTTCGAGGGAGCTGGTGCAGTGGTACTGTTGCACTGAGATAAAGACTGTTCAACAGAGACAACAAATTAGATGGACAAACTTGACATTTCATGGTAAAATTACATATCCAAGCCACTTCAAGTTTCCCATTTGGCATCTGCAAAACTCATGTACCTCAAATACACATATCTGTGCAACATTATCTCGAAGGCCAAGTGCACTGAATTCGATGGACTCCTCATGCACCAACTTGAATCTAACAGACAATAATAAAGCCAATTCTAAGGGGGAAAAAATTGTTTTAACACAGCAATATCATATTCGTGAGGAAGCATAGCGTCTAATTAAATATACAGCAAGGAAGGAGATGCCAGTTCTTGTACCTTGAACAGAAACACAACTCAATTACAAGCCAAAAACTCTTAAGAGGAGAAACAAATAAATCACTAAGAGAAAGAGTGGGTACAAACAAAATGACATGGAAATATTAAAACACAGAGACTTACATGAACAACTGCAGAAAATGTTAACCATGAAAAAATGACTTCCATTTTATTTAATCTTTTGGGGACAGTATTTGGAAACAACATAACAAAAAATGACTTCCATTTTATTTAATCTTTTGGGGACAGTATTTGGAAACAACATAACAACAATTCGGGATTGAAGATTTCTATGAACACTGTTGCTTCCATGGCATTACCCGCATCAATGAATTACAAATATAGCAGGAGTTCCACAGTAAAATGAGTCAAATTGTCCTAGTCTTGGCTAGTCGACTCTACAGCCAATATACAACCCATTTACTAAGGATAGCCAAGAACTTGGAAAAAGCTTTTAATAGACAACTATTTAGTGCATCACCCTCGTAAAAAAACTAAATACAGCATGTCTATAACCACTCTAGAAGAAACCAGAAGAGTTTACTAAAAAGCAGGAAAAAAAGGTGAACAAATAGGGCAGCAAGTCAAATTCTTTATTGCATCTGCGTACTAATGGATCTCTTAATTCACGCAAATATCCATGGAGTGAGATTAGTGCACTGCTCAAATAGCAAATCCACAACCACACAAACACAGAAGCAAAGAGTTCTCAAACACAAGCCCATAGTGGAATGCATAACAAGGACCTCACACCAGAAAGTAAAACCAACAAGATTCATCCTATTGCTTCTTGTGATAAAAATGACCTAAACTACTGCTTATCATAAAATCTATAACATGAAAATTCATAAAGAAATGAAGCTGAACAGATTGTTTTAATGAACAATGAAAACCAAAAAAGTGTAAATAGCACACAGATTTATGtgaactagaaaaaaaaaaaaaacattcccGAGTCCTTTGGATCTGACGATAAAGCACTGGAAAGCACATTACTCAAATTTGCTATTTGTACACCACTAAATTCTAAAACAGCACAACATAACTTATACCTAGATAAATGCCACTTGGCAAATATCAATCACTTCATCTAATCATAATTAAATGTTAAGACATGATGTAAAGTACAAATAACATGGGTCAATAAACTTTACAAGTTACTTAAGAGAATGTTTTGTGCAGAAGAAGAAATTCTTAAATAACGAATGGAGAAATGGTAGTGGTACTGATTCCAACAAAAGGTATGTAAGAAGCAATGCCCATGATGTAATGAGTCACTGAATGACTTCACCACAGGGGACATTTGAGACTGGGCTTACACTACCTTGAGTTACGCCAGAATATTGCGCAGCCATCAACTCGATCACCGGTTCGCATCTAAAAAGTAATAGACAAAAAATTACCATCTATTTGATGTTTTTTATCCACTTTGAAGGGGACCAtgttaataaatcaaaattaagTCAAGACAAGTAAGTGAAAATTCTACTATGACTTCATTCCTATATCCAGGACTTATGATGAAACTCTGGACTCAACAACCAAGATTTAAAGAACCAAGAGGCAATGCAATTGAATAAGTTAAACTCTTATTggtaacccccccccccccccccaaaaaaaaaaagaaagaacagtTTATTTCTTGTTAAGCTCAAAGATGGCATCATTTTGCAACTTTCTGCAACAAAAAATTGTTTCAGCCATTGGGTGTCAGTCATGTTGGTTAGTCTTAATTTATTTTGTTAAGTAGCATTGATAGCATTTAATTGGTAGACATCATTGGTATAGACTGAAACTTGTATTTGAAAGGCCAAATGCAGGGGATGGTAACCAAATCTAGCATAGAAATGATGAATCAATAAGCAAAGAAGAAAAGACTAGAAATTTTCCTATATAACCATTATGCATCAAACTTCCAAAAATACAAACTGCCCAACAGTGCTGAAAGAGTATAACATAGAAAAACAGTAGTGTTTAAAGACCCAACCAAAGCATCACCAATTTTTGTGCAACTCCAGTCACTCACACACACACTCACTAACTTACTCACTCTCACATGGCTTAATGAGCAAAAGAGAACCGAATAAATGTATAGTTTACTGCAGACCCCCCTATGGAGCCCATGGAACAAACTCCCAAGGCATCTTGGAAGGAAGCCAACCCCAATCATCGTATTACAGAGAGAAAATGCAGGAACCCAATAGAAATTTACCATTCAAAAATCCCTCGAGAAATCTATGTGATACCAATTCTTATTGCAAAGGTGAGAACAGCACAACTAGTAGCTCCTTGTACATTTTGGAGCATCAATCATATCATTGCATAACACAATGCACATTCACATCATGCAAAATAGGTAAAACAGGAAAGTTTGAAAGACAATAACCATGTAATAGCACACAAACAACTAAGCACTTTTCTAAACACCTTCCAAACACCATTATATCCTCGAAGCTCCAGTTCTTCTTTCAAGTCTTGGAATCTGTCAACCTCCTGAGgttataaatgaaaaataagatTAATAAAGAAAGCAGGATCACTTTTCAAGACGGAGATTGAGATGTAAACATCATTAGAAAAGGAGCACACAAGGAAAGAACTGAATAGAAGTATTTTCATCAAATAATTATTCAGAAGGACAATACAGTAACAGCACTACATATAACATTAAACCATGCATTAATACATGACAATAGGAATAAAGGGGCTTGTTCATTGTTATCAACAGAGTTTACAATTCTTGTTACAAGTCAAAGGACAAAAGTTGAAAGGTCTTTTTAAGCAATGAGTAATAAAATCAGAATGTCTGATTCATAACACATATCACTCCTGTACTAACTCTTATGCTTCAGCCTAAACCAGAACGGTATAGGCAcagcaattaaaagaaaatattaagaTAAATCAAACCAAGCATATGAAGGCAACCATTGAGGATTCTGAAAAATACATTAAAGAACCATCTGCCAACGTTTGTCAACACACAgatgaccattatttaaaagatTAGATGTACTTGAGCAGaagcaaaatttcaaaaacaagATTGAGCTGATAATTTGCACAGTTAAAGTCAAACTTTGACTCCCCAGACTGCAAACACAGAATACGCCATTTATGACCAAATGAAAATATGCTAAATAGCAGCTTGCTGtgtatgaaaaagaaaatcaaaataggTCCCCCTTCccaaacccaaaaagaaaaaaaaaaaaaaactatagcaGTCATTGGGAGCAAATCCCCAAACATGTAATGGAAAAAATGCCATACTCACATAGAACCCAAAGATCTCCAACCAAAGTTCCCCTCAAATGCTAAAATCCAAATTATCCTTCACCAAGTTGTCTCATTCATAAGATACCTACATGCTTTGCATCCTCATCAAAATACATATGCATCTCAGATAACATTCTTTTCTACTCGAACTACTATAGTTTTGGTAATTTAAGGTGGAGGGAGCAGATCATGAGAAACCTGGCAAAATtatatctcttcatttttccattatAATGTTCCATTCGCCAGTCTCTTCACAAAGGACCGTGATAGTAAACATAGTGAATCAATGACATTTAAGTTACAATTCCATTCACTTGTTTTATAAGGTCTCACTATATAAGGATGACTACCATGTAAATCGGTTTCTCCTTTATGCACTTTTATAAAACCTCAGCTCTTGATCCTCAGTTTGAGTTTGAAACCTCTTAACCCAGAAAATGTTACACGTACTAAAGAAAATCCACACAATCAAATATTTAGAGAATGAAAGCTTAAAACTCACGTTCCATGGAAAGCATTCATGATTCAGGGTCTTAATCAGCAAACTCAACTAAGCTACATCAGTAGATTTAGGGGAATTCAGGAGGTTTGAAGCTCTGAAAAAGAAATGCTCATGCTGAGCTGATTTTCTCAGACTATACACTGAATTTTTTCCGAGAGCTCTGAATGTATAAAGGAATTGAGATAATTCTTGCTGGAAATAGCACAGAGAAAGATCTCAATAATTAAGAAGACAGCAAGCAGAGGAAAAACTACATTTCTGAAAATCTCTTCGTTTCAAAATCTGTTCCCAAAGAGTGCCGATACATAACTATTTTTTCACGGGCATAATAAACTTGGAAAATAGGACTACCTGGTACCCAAGTGAAATTAAACTAGGAGAGAGTGGCTGCTTTTACAGCTTGACTACAGCCGACCTAGGCAACATAAAAGTCACAAAATGCCAGGATACTGCACTCAACTTAGTGAAACTACTAGACAAAATAACGAATGCATGACTACTCAAACCAGGAAGATAAATCCGAAACATAACATCTAGATGAGCGTCAAGTGGGAATCTTGCTAAATGGCCACATATATGTTACAATTCAACTCTCCAATCCCTTTGAGTTATCAACCAATTCTTTACATAGCGTCATTTGCATCAGTTCAACGCTTTCCTTACCCAAAGCATCATATAACAAAGAATCCAAGAAGAGAGTTCACATAATGCAGATGGTGTCAGTTCTGACAAAATCTTCCTTGAATTTTAATAGCATCTAGACATAAATTCATCTTCATTAGAGGAATAAGGTAACACTTAAGTGACCATAAATGCTGCAGATTAACCTGAAAACACAATATATCAGCTGACCATAACCGAAGCTCAAAAAGAATACTTCTCTTACGCCACTTCCAATCCAACATATGGCGAGGTACGTGAAAGTAAAGCTTATGCTGATGATCTGTAGCCAGGTAATCAGCAAGTATGTTGTACGATAGAACTGTAAACCGCTCTGCAAAAGTTAATATGGACCAATGGAAACTCAAAATACTGAGTTTAAGATACAACCATACATCGGAAATTAACTCACAGACAAAACTAAAACCTTTCAACTTATGCTTTAATATGAAGATTCAGCAGCTAAAAGAACTGAAATGCCATTGATTAAGAAATTCTCAAATTTGTAATAGCCAAACGAAGTATAAAGCAAAAAATACAAACTTAGAATAAGAAGAAATTTGGCCCTTAATAACTTGATCTTTTTCAGCATTAATATTTTTAAGTAGCATTAAGTATTACTGTCTTATCAAGTATACTCCAAGAGAAATCCTACTCAAACCAAATAACCATCCTGCCTCATAAAAAACCCGGCTGTCCTCAGTCCTCATAACCATGCTGTAAATCACACTGGATAAGCCACACCATAAAAGTATTTCTTAAAAGCATTCTCAAACTCCCTTTTTTTAACAGAAATCTGaagaaaaaaattcataaaaacaaattaaatttgCCTGTTTCCTAAAGAAATAATGCTGGTTCCACTTCACAGACTTACTGAAAAGAGATAGGAGAATTGTAACCTTATATCTTTTGCTGGCAAGTACTTTTAGCTGCTGATGAGTTGTGCGGTGAGAAATTTCTTAATTTATGACATTAATAGTATTCATCATACCAGACAATCTTGCAATCCTTTAAAATTCTCACTCCCCCTTATGCCTAAAAAAATTTAAGACGGATATCTTTGAACTTTCTAATAGTAACAATAAGATAGTTTCAACTAGATTTAAATAGATTGGATGAGTTTGAAACCCCAGAGGGTGCAATACGCATCATGCTCATCATAGGGTAACCATGGATTGCTAATCGCATCAGTTGCTTCCTGAATAATTGATTGAATGATACAACTATATCTCATAAATCCCTCTCAAGCATATCAAATTGCATGTAGCAAAGATGTATGTATGAATTTTTGGTACATTTCATTATTTCAGCACCTTAAATCTTATATACGCTGCTCATGTTTGAGTTCTTTCTTCTAATTGATAAAAACTGCAGAACACATCATCATTGATTCAGCACAAAACTTTAGACAGGCCATTAAGCAGTTTGTAGTTCAAAAGGCTATATAAGACGAAGGTATAAAGTTGAATTAGTGAATTCCACTTAGCTAAATACAAATTGCCATGAACCCAgagcaaaaattcattttatatcTTAATAACTCCACGTAATTTTTATCCAATCCACAGGAATTGTTTGTGATAGTAATTCCATTCAAGTAGTAATATTCATCAAATTCATAATAAATACAAAGATTACAAAGAAACAAGCAATATACCCCATTCAGGAGGAGGCCCGGGTTTCGCATGCTCCCAATTCCTATATTCCAAGTCCTTCGGAGGCCTTGGCCTAGGCTGCCACGGTCTAAACTGTTGGTTAAAATTATAATGCGGCTGTGGTGGTCTATAAGCTTGCTGATTTTGATCAACAGGTGGCTGCTGTTGTGGCGCCGGCGAAGGTCTATGGAACTGACCGACAGACTGCTGCTGCTGTTGTTGAGGCCGAGGATTGTAATAATTAGGCCGAGGACTAAACCTAGTAGATGATTGAAAGTTAGAGTTAGAGTTTCCTCTGCTATATGGTGGTCGAAACCCTCGGTTGGAGTCTTGAACTTGCCGGAAGTGAGAGTCGCCAGTGACAAATTGCTCAGCAGTGTCCCTGCCGTCGACTGAGGGACGGTCGGAGTAACTTCTCCGACCACGGCCCCGACCCTGGCCTCCTCTAAACTGTGTATattcaaacaaaatttaaaattttacagaACAAATTAACATATGTACAGATGAAAACAAGATAGCTAGTATTTAGTGATAGAAGAGGTAATACTGTTATGCTAGAGTAAGGGGGCTCACCGAGGTGCGAGACAACATCACAGTGCAGGTGGTGCTGGTGGCAGCGACGGCGGCGGTGGTGGAGGCGGCAGCGGCAGTAGCAGAAGAGAGCAAATGGAGGGAATAGCAAGAGCGTTTCATGAGCGACGAGCTATAAAAATTTGTTCTTTTCATTTTATAGTTTTCTCTTGGGAACAAAATTTTTGATTGCCATGTACCCATTTGAAATTGGATACCGGTTACCAAAATTGGGCACCCAtgtttttttcatttcatttaatttatttattttgaaaaaacaaaaaaagccctcgtgaatggtgttttttctattttttaaaattttttgttgtcaatttgaATGATGTgtttatctttttttattttttttagtttgagcaagATTCAAGTTTCATAAACGGGCCCTCCGGGGCTTAGTCTGGTGATTGAGGTTGCTGAAGATGGAGCCTTAGGTTCCTGATTCGAACCTTGCTGCTAGCAAGTTGTGGAGGGTGGGGAATAGTCTGTTGGGTCCACTCCCTGCGGGAcacccttaaaaaaaaaaaaaaaaaaaatttcataaacGGAGAATGTAGAGTTTGAGGAATTAGACCAATGATCTCACTCTTGATTGGACTAATATTCTCGGGGAAAACTATTGTGTTCATTTTGCTTTTcaataacaaaattttttaagaaaagaaaaccatttggaaaattttgcctattgcttttttttccttttaaggGAAAATTTGTGAAATAGGAATAGGAAGATTCATTAATAAATAGGGTGtaagttttaaaaaaacttttgaATGAGATATGTGATACTTTTCATAAATTACGAACAATACACAAAATATGATTTTACTCTTTTGTGGACACTCTAGCACTTGTTCAAGCACAAACACTCGTATGTGTAGATTTATGCATATGTATATGCATCTATATCAATTCAAATATGTACTTTCAGATATCTACGTAGTTCAGCAAAGTGCACATTATATTAGTTGGTGCAGCTTTGTATTTGCATATTCGAATGTGTGTTCACCAATGATGGCAGCAAAGGGGAGAAAGAGGGCACTGCCCCTCATGTTTACCTTAAGGGTACGTTTGGTTCTACAGAATTAGAATTGAATTAGAATTGAAATTCTATAGAATTGGAATTCTATGAATTGGAATTCCAAgtcatttcaattctttcgtttgggaaatgcatagaattgatacagaatttatttgaaattccaaattctttgtttgtatgagagaagaattcattaggaattagaattgtttCCAACTAATATTTCCTTacataaaaaatttcttttttttactatataataattttttaacatttAGCTAATTGTTACTAAAGCTTTAAGGAAAAAACCAATTAGTacctttaataatttattttttcttgcatttaactAATTGTTAATAAagctttaaaagaaaaaaaattagttccttttttgcaaaaataaaaaattatttttttaaaaaaaaattaaattatattaaataaaaaataattgtatATTCTAACTTAAAAAGTAGTTAATATTTATCGAGTTAAAACCTTGATACGTTTTTAAAGTTAAGAactttaaattttagaaagggttaattccactttgtccccccaaactttggacgattatctacttaagtccctaaacttcaaaatgggacacttaagtctctaaacttataaatacctcccacttaagtccctgaacttataaaatgggatacttaaatccctaaacccttataaaataggacacttcgaccaccaacggcattcaggatttgttaacaattttccttaagtgagaggtatttataagtttagggacttaagtgtctcattttgaagtttagggacttaagtgggtaatcgtccaaagtttggggggacaaagtggaattaacccttttAGAAAATCAAAAGCCTACTCTATGATAtggggcctgtttggaaccaagttttttggccaagttttttagctactagttttttaacaactttagctacaggaacccaaaaaaacttatcaaattttttaacctacacacttcaaaatatctaatacacaaaaatttcctcttttcttcttctttctcccccCCACCCCTATCCACCACACCTTCATCGCCGGCCACCCCTCCACCGCTGTTTCCGGCGCCGGCCTACCCcttgtttttttccttctccctctccctctccctctccctctccctctccctctctccttcCCTCCCCTCTTCTCCCTGGCCACCCTCCCGCTTCCTCTCTGGTCGCACGCTACGAT
It includes:
- the LOC113704032 gene encoding carbon catabolite repressor protein 4 homolog 6-like isoform X5 — its product is MKRTNFYSSSLMKRSCYSLHLLSSATAAAASTTAAVAATSTTCTVMLSRTSFRGGQGRGRGRRSYSDRPSVDGRDTAEQFVTGDSHFRQVQDSNRGFRPPYSRGNSNSNFQSSTRFSPRPNYYNPRPQQQQQQSVGQFHRPSPAPQQQPPVDQNQQAYRPPQPHYNFNQQFRPWQPRPRPPKDLEYRNWEHAKPGPPPEWERFTVLSYNILADYLATDHQHKLYFHVPRHMLDWKWRKRSILFELRLWSADILCFQEVDRFQDLKEELELRGYNGVWKMRTGDRVDGCAIFWRNSRFKLVHEESIEFSALGLRDNVAQICVFESLSQCNSTTAPAPSKRSCYCSSKQAKKVVVCNIHVLFNPRRGEIKLGQIRVLLARAHAVSKLWDDASVIICGDFNSTPKSPLYNFVAEQKLDLSELPRDQVSGQTSAEFYPSRPSNPNSGALSTGNFSQVLPTASQMKAESCDSPLAEEKKNYPDECSGNEHFADCLSKPLSSVVEEPVESCINSIYVDERTDTKLRENDIEIFHGSDNEIKSTICDSYDLEESPVVIQDDMKSSVSPVKDVIQDINLLGDEMDNLLIDEFLEDTKEDGSFEEGTTTSSDIQETNPLGNESLIDTRAVDSEIVDVEQSQYDPSAWTPVELETATGSSDCLVMEHPLKLRSVYGEVEVDLRYLSSYLISLLAVQEIQLENLQ
- the LOC113704032 gene encoding carbon catabolite repressor protein 4 homolog 6-like isoform X4; this encodes MKRTNFYSSSLMKRSCYSLHLLSSATAAAASTTAAVAATSTTCTVMLSRTSFRGGQGRGRGRRSYSDRPSVDGRDTAEQFVTGDSHFRQVQDSNRGFRPPYSRGNSNSNFQSSTRFSPRPNYYNPRPQQQQQQSVGQFHRPSPAPQQQPPVDQNQQAYRPPQPHYNFNQQFRPWQPRPRPPKDLEYRNWEHAKPGPPPEWERFTVLSYNILADYLATDHQHKLYFHVPRHMLDWKWRKRSILFELRLWSADILCFQEVDRFQDLKEELELRGYNGVWKMRTGDRVDGCAIFWRNSRFKLVHEESIEFSALGLRDNVAQICVFESLSQCNSTTAPAPSKRSCYCSSKQAKKVVVCNIHVLFNPRRGEIKLGQIRVLLARAHAVSKLWDDASVIICGDFNSTPKSPLYNFVAEQKLDLSELPRDQVSGQTSAEFYPSRPSNPNSGALSTGNFSQVLPTASQMKAESCDSPLAEEKKNYPDECSGNEHFADCLSKPLSSVVEEPVESCINSIYVDERTDTKLRENDIEIFHGSDNEIKSTICDSYDLEESPVVIQDDMKSSVSPVKDVIQDINLLGDEMDNLLIDEFLEDTKEDGSFEEGTTTSSDIQETNPLGNESLIDTRAVDSEIVDVEQSQYDPSAWTPVELETATGSSDCLVMEHPLKLRSVYGEVEDSSGTRDSTGEPAVTSYHRRFLGTVDYIWRSEGLQTSRVLAPIPKHAMQWTRGFPTKVQV